A section of the Citrobacter farmeri genome encodes:
- the pduD gene encoding propanediol dehydratase medium subunit PduD, which produces MEINEKLLRQIIEDVLSEMQTSDKPVSFRAPGTSAAPAAPAGDSFLTEIGEAKQGTQQDEVIIAVGPAFGLSQTVNIVGLPHKNILREVIAGIEEEGIKARVIRCFKSSDVAFVAVEGNRLSGSGISIGIQSKGTTVIHQQGLPPLSNLELFPQAPLLTLETYRQIGKNAARYAKRESPQPVPTLNDQMARPKYQAKSAILHIKETKYVVTGKNPQELRVAL; this is translated from the coding sequence ATGGAAATTAATGAAAAATTGCTGCGCCAGATTATCGAAGACGTTCTGTCCGAAATGCAGACCAGCGATAAACCCGTCTCGTTTCGCGCGCCGGGAACGTCAGCCGCGCCTGCTGCTCCGGCCGGTGACAGTTTTCTGACGGAAATTGGCGAGGCAAAACAAGGTACGCAACAGGATGAAGTGATCATTGCTGTCGGCCCGGCGTTTGGCCTTTCCCAGACCGTTAACATCGTCGGTTTGCCGCACAAGAACATTCTGCGTGAAGTGATTGCCGGTATTGAAGAAGAAGGCATCAAAGCGCGTGTAATTCGCTGCTTTAAATCATCCGACGTGGCCTTCGTTGCCGTGGAGGGTAACCGTCTGAGTGGCTCCGGCATCTCTATCGGCATCCAGTCAAAAGGCACGACGGTCATCCACCAACAGGGACTGCCTCCGCTGTCCAACCTGGAGCTGTTCCCGCAGGCACCGCTGCTGACGCTGGAAACCTATCGCCAGATTGGTAAAAACGCTGCGCGTTATGCCAAGCGTGAATCACCGCAGCCGGTTCCGACGCTGAACGATCAGATGGCGCGCCCGAAATATCAGGCTAAATCCGCCATTTTGCACATTAAAGAGACGAAGTACGTCGTGACGGGCAAAAATCCGCAGGAACTGCGCGTGGCGCTTTAA
- the pduC gene encoding propanediol dehydratase large subunit PduC, which produces MRSKRFEALAKRPVNQDGFVKEWIEEGFIAMESPNDPKPSIKIVNGAVTELDGKSVSQFDLIDHFIARYGINLARAEEVMAMDSVKLANMLCDPNVKRRDIVPLTTAMTPAKIVEVVSHMNVVEMMMAMQKMRARRTPSQQAHVTNVKDNPVQIAADAAEGAWRGFDEQETTVAVARYAPFNAIALLVGSQVGRPGVLTQCSLEEATELKLGMLGHTCYAETISVYGTEPVFTDGDDTPWSKGFLASSYASRGLKMRFTSGSGSEVQMGYAEGKSMLYLEARCIYITKAAGVQGLQNGSVSCIGVPSAVPSGIRAVLAENLICSSLDLECASSNDQTFTHSDMRRTARLLMQFLPGTDFISSGYSAVPNYDNMFAGSNEDAEDFDDYNVIQRDLKVDGGLRPVREEDVIAIRNKAARALQAVFAGMGLPPITDEEVEAATYAHGSKDMPERNIVEDIKFAQEIINKNRNGLEVVKALAQGGFTDVAQDMLNIQKAKLTGDYLHTSAIIVGDGQVLSAVNDVNDYAGPATGYRLQGERWEEIKNIPGALDPNELG; this is translated from the coding sequence ATGAGATCGAAAAGATTTGAAGCACTGGCGAAACGCCCTGTCAATCAGGACGGATTCGTTAAGGAGTGGATCGAAGAAGGCTTCATTGCGATGGAAAGCCCGAACGATCCTAAACCGTCGATTAAAATCGTTAACGGTGCAGTCACCGAACTCGACGGAAAATCAGTCAGCCAGTTTGACCTGATTGACCATTTTATTGCCCGCTACGGCATCAACCTGGCGCGTGCAGAAGAAGTGATGGCGATGGACTCCGTTAAGCTCGCCAACATGCTGTGCGATCCTAACGTGAAGCGTCGCGACATTGTGCCACTGACAACGGCGATGACCCCGGCAAAAATTGTCGAAGTGGTTTCACACATGAACGTGGTTGAGATGATGATGGCGATGCAAAAAATGCGCGCTCGTCGTACGCCTTCTCAACAGGCACACGTCACCAACGTCAAAGATAACCCGGTACAGATTGCTGCCGACGCAGCAGAAGGCGCATGGCGCGGTTTTGATGAGCAAGAGACTACCGTAGCCGTGGCACGTTATGCCCCGTTCAACGCCATTGCTCTGCTCGTCGGTTCTCAGGTCGGTCGTCCGGGCGTGTTGACGCAATGTTCGCTGGAAGAAGCCACTGAACTGAAACTCGGCATGCTGGGCCATACCTGCTACGCCGAAACCATTTCCGTCTACGGTACTGAACCGGTCTTTACTGATGGCGATGATACGCCGTGGTCAAAAGGTTTCCTCGCGTCTTCTTACGCTTCCCGTGGTTTGAAAATGCGTTTCACCTCCGGTTCAGGTTCCGAGGTGCAGATGGGCTATGCCGAAGGCAAATCCATGCTGTATCTGGAAGCCCGTTGCATTTACATCACCAAAGCGGCAGGTGTGCAGGGTCTGCAGAACGGCTCCGTGAGCTGCATCGGCGTTCCGTCCGCGGTGCCATCAGGGATCCGTGCGGTGCTGGCAGAAAACCTGATCTGTTCATCACTGGATCTGGAATGCGCTTCCAGTAACGACCAGACCTTCACCCACTCCGATATGCGTCGTACCGCACGTCTGCTGATGCAGTTCCTGCCGGGTACCGACTTTATCTCCTCTGGTTATTCCGCCGTACCGAACTACGACAACATGTTTGCGGGCTCCAACGAAGATGCAGAAGACTTCGATGACTACAACGTTATCCAGCGTGACCTGAAAGTGGACGGCGGTCTGCGTCCGGTGCGTGAAGAGGACGTTATCGCTATCCGTAACAAAGCAGCACGTGCTCTGCAGGCGGTTTTCGCCGGTATGGGTCTGCCGCCGATTACGGATGAAGAAGTCGAAGCCGCAACCTACGCACACGGTTCAAAAGATATGCCTGAACGTAACATCGTTGAGGACATTAAGTTTGCACAGGAAATCATCAACAAAAACCGCAACGGTCTGGAAGTGGTGAAAGCGCTGGCTCAGGGCGGCTTTACCGATGTCGCGCAGGACATGCTCAACATCCAGAAAGCCAAGTTAACCGGGGACTATCTGCATACCTCCGCCATTATCGTCGGCGACGGACAAGTGCTCTCTGCAGTCAATGATGTCAACGATTATGCCGGTCCGGCAACAGGTTATCGCCTGCAAGGCGAACGCTGGGAAGAAATTAAGAACATCCCTGGCGCACTTGATCCCAACGAGCTTGGCTAA
- a CDS encoding cobyrinate a,c-diamide synthase has translation MAAKQYAFVLAGTGSGCGKTTVTLGLLNVLKQRGLRVQPCKVGPDYLDTAWHTAISGAASRNLDSFMLPESILNALFREQMQDADIAVIEGVMGLYDGYGTDPDYCSTAAMAKQLGCPVILLVDGKAVSTSIAATVMGFQHFDPTLNIAGVIVNRVNSESHFQLLKTAIEHYCAVPVLGYVPRVDGVALPERHLGLVTARESVVNQQSWQDFSARLENTLNIDQLLALSHLAALPQGDWPEVPAANAGEGLTLAMADDEAFNFYYPDNVKLLARTGVNIVRFSPIHDRALPDCQMVWLGGGYPELHAAALAANTTMLASLREAHHRGVAIYAECGGLMYLGSVLEEADGVEHRMAGIIPGRSKMGKRLTRFGYCEAQALQPTLLAAEGDVLRGHEFHYSDFSPETPAVLACRKVRDGQTVQAWSGGWRIGNTFASYLHVHFAQRPLMLNHWLNAAREAL, from the coding sequence ATGGCGGCGAAGCAGTACGCGTTTGTTCTGGCAGGTACCGGTAGTGGCTGTGGTAAAACCACGGTGACCCTGGGCTTGCTGAACGTATTGAAACAACGTGGTTTACGCGTTCAGCCCTGCAAAGTCGGCCCTGACTATCTGGATACCGCCTGGCATACGGCCATCAGCGGCGCCGCTTCCCGTAATCTCGACAGCTTTATGCTTCCCGAATCGATCCTTAATGCCCTGTTCCGCGAGCAGATGCAGGACGCAGATATTGCGGTGATTGAAGGGGTGATGGGGCTGTATGACGGCTATGGCACTGACCCTGACTACTGCAGTACCGCCGCGATGGCAAAACAGTTAGGCTGTCCGGTGATCCTGCTGGTTGACGGGAAAGCCGTTTCAACCTCCATTGCCGCTACGGTGATGGGCTTCCAGCATTTTGACCCGACGCTGAACATTGCCGGCGTTATCGTTAATCGCGTTAACAGCGAGTCCCATTTTCAGTTGCTGAAAACTGCCATTGAGCACTACTGCGCGGTGCCAGTGCTGGGTTACGTCCCGCGTGTTGATGGCGTCGCGCTACCTGAAAGGCACCTGGGGCTGGTGACCGCGCGCGAATCAGTTGTAAATCAACAGTCGTGGCAGGATTTCTCCGCCCGACTGGAAAACACGCTGAATATCGACCAGTTACTGGCGTTAAGCCATCTTGCGGCGTTACCGCAGGGTGACTGGCCAGAGGTTCCTGCGGCGAACGCCGGGGAGGGGCTGACGCTGGCGATGGCCGATGACGAAGCCTTTAACTTTTATTATCCCGATAACGTGAAGCTCCTGGCGCGTACTGGTGTCAACATTGTGCGCTTTAGTCCGATCCACGATCGCGCGTTGCCTGATTGCCAGATGGTCTGGTTGGGCGGCGGTTATCCGGAACTGCATGCGGCTGCGCTGGCGGCTAATACCACGATGCTGGCAAGCCTGCGCGAGGCGCATCATCGCGGCGTCGCGATCTACGCCGAGTGCGGCGGATTGATGTACCTCGGCAGCGTGCTGGAAGAGGCTGACGGGGTTGAGCATCGCATGGCCGGTATCATCCCAGGCCGTAGCAAAATGGGTAAACGACTGACCCGCTTCGGCTATTGCGAAGCGCAAGCTCTACAGCCCACGCTGTTGGCCGCAGAAGGTGATGTGCTGCGTGGCCATGAATTTCATTACTCCGATTTTTCTCCCGAAACGCCTGCTGTGTTGGCATGTCGCAAAGTCCGTGACGGTCAGACGGTGCAAGCGTGGTCCGGCGGCTGGCGAATCGGCAATACCTTTGCCAGCTATCTGCACGTTCACTTTGCTCAGCGTCCATTAATGCTAAATCACTGGCTGAACGCCGCAAGGGAGGCGTTATGA
- the pduB gene encoding propanediol utilization microcompartment protein PduB has protein sequence MSSNELVEQIMAQVIARVATPDQAGIPDKTHPKRETAMAEKSCSLTEFVGTAIGDTVGLVIANVDSALLEAMKLEKRYRSIGILGARTGAGPHIMAADEAVKATNTEVVSIELPRDTKGGAGHGSLIIIGGNDVSDVKRGIEVALKELDRTFGDVYGNEAGHIELQYTARASYALEKAFGAPVGRACGVIVGAPASVGVLMADTALKAANVEVVAYSSPAHGTSFSNEAILVISGDSGAVRQAVISAREIGKTVLATLGSEPKNDRPSYI, from the coding sequence ATGAGCAGCAATGAACTGGTTGAACAGATCATGGCGCAGGTCATTGCCCGTGTGGCAACGCCTGATCAAGCGGGCATCCCTGATAAAACCCATCCAAAACGAGAGACGGCTATGGCAGAGAAGAGCTGCAGTTTAACGGAATTTGTTGGCACTGCGATTGGTGACACCGTAGGTCTGGTGATTGCAAACGTAGACAGTGCACTGTTGGAAGCAATGAAGCTTGAGAAGCGCTATCGCTCCATTGGCATCCTGGGCGCGCGTACCGGCGCGGGTCCACACATTATGGCGGCTGACGAAGCAGTCAAAGCCACCAATACCGAAGTGGTGAGCATTGAACTTCCTCGCGATACCAAAGGCGGTGCGGGTCACGGTTCGCTAATCATTATCGGCGGTAATGACGTTTCCGACGTTAAGCGCGGGATTGAAGTGGCGCTGAAAGAACTCGACCGCACCTTCGGTGATGTTTATGGCAATGAAGCCGGACACATCGAACTGCAGTACACCGCACGCGCCAGTTACGCGCTGGAAAAAGCCTTTGGCGCTCCGGTTGGCCGTGCCTGCGGCGTGATTGTTGGTGCCCCAGCCTCCGTCGGCGTGCTGATGGCGGATACCGCGCTGAAAGCCGCGAACGTTGAAGTCGTGGCTTACAGTTCTCCGGCACATGGCACCAGCTTCAGTAACGAAGCGATCCTGGTGATTTCCGGCGATTCCGGCGCAGTGCGTCAGGCGGTTATCTCAGCGCGAGAAATCGGCAAAACCGTCCTTGCGACCCTCGGTTCTGAACCGAAAAACGATCGCCCGTCCTACATCTGA
- the pocR gene encoding transcriptional regulator PocR: protein MISASTLNSELINKIAQDFAQATSLAVVVVNIHGDEISELFNFTPFCQLMRQHPQHSTRCRMSDRCGGLEASKSDQPCIYRCHAGLTDFSIPLVIAGHLVGFVLCGQVRLRNDDGADLLDIMKVDDRWQADPELLNEFSNVPEMDYSRVMASADLLKLIVENCLKKQLNFVVIKDSAQPAEPARPARVASPHDSKMKKALRYIDAHLSDDLRLEDVASHVYLSPYYFSKLFKKYQGIGFNAWVNQQRMASARELLCHSDWSIASIARNLGFSQTSYFCKVFRQTYQVTPQAYRQKINENLPAESA, encoded by the coding sequence ATGATTTCTGCGAGTACCCTGAACTCAGAACTCATTAATAAAATCGCACAGGATTTTGCGCAAGCGACCAGCCTGGCTGTTGTGGTTGTCAATATTCATGGTGATGAGATTTCTGAGCTGTTTAATTTCACGCCTTTTTGTCAACTGATGCGTCAGCATCCACAACACAGTACCCGGTGTCGTATGAGCGATCGCTGTGGGGGACTGGAAGCGTCAAAATCGGATCAACCCTGTATCTATCGCTGTCATGCCGGGCTTACCGATTTCTCTATTCCTCTCGTGATTGCAGGCCATCTTGTTGGGTTCGTCTTGTGCGGCCAGGTGCGTTTACGTAACGATGATGGTGCCGATCTGCTCGATATCATGAAGGTTGACGATCGCTGGCAGGCCGATCCTGAACTGCTCAATGAGTTCAGTAACGTCCCGGAAATGGACTATTCACGCGTGATGGCCTCGGCGGATCTGCTTAAACTCATTGTTGAAAACTGCCTCAAAAAGCAACTTAATTTCGTGGTGATCAAAGACAGTGCGCAGCCTGCAGAACCTGCACGTCCGGCCCGCGTCGCCAGCCCCCATGACAGCAAGATGAAAAAAGCGTTGCGTTATATTGATGCACATCTGTCTGACGATCTTCGTCTTGAAGATGTGGCGTCGCACGTTTATCTGAGCCCGTACTATTTCAGCAAATTGTTCAAAAAATATCAGGGCATTGGTTTTAACGCGTGGGTCAATCAACAGCGTATGGCCAGTGCCAGAGAGCTGCTTTGCCATAGTGACTGGAGCATCGCCAGTATTGCCCGCAATTTAGGTTTTTCGCAAACCAGCTATTTTTGCAAAGTGTTCCGTCAGACTTATCAGGTTACGCCGCAGGCCTATCGACAAAAAATAAATGAAAATTTGCCTGCTGAATCGGCGTAA
- the pduF gene encoding propanediol diffusion facilitator PduF: MNDSLKAQCIAEFLGTGLFLFFGIGCLSALKVAGASLGLWEICIIWGLGISLAVYLTAGISGAHLNPAITVALWLFACFPGRKVLPYTIAQVAGAFGGAVLAYLLYGNLFTEYETAHNMVRGSVDSLYLASIFSTYPAAALSVWQAAGVEIVITSILMGLIMALTDDGNGVPKGPLAPLLIGILVAVIGASTGPLTGFAMNPARDFGPKLFAWMAGWGDIAMTGGRDIPYFIVPIIAPVIGACLGAAVYKYLIGKNLPCNTCKIEETDA; encoded by the coding sequence ATGAATGATTCACTGAAAGCGCAATGCATTGCCGAGTTTTTGGGTACCGGATTGTTTTTATTTTTTGGTATCGGCTGCCTTAGCGCACTGAAAGTCGCAGGTGCCAGTCTGGGCCTCTGGGAAATTTGTATCATTTGGGGCCTGGGAATTTCGCTTGCGGTTTATCTGACAGCGGGAATTTCCGGGGCACATCTGAACCCGGCGATCACGGTTGCACTCTGGTTGTTTGCCTGTTTCCCTGGACGCAAAGTCCTGCCTTACACCATCGCGCAGGTTGCGGGGGCGTTTGGCGGCGCGGTACTGGCTTATCTGCTTTACGGCAATTTATTCACCGAGTACGAAACTGCCCATAATATGGTTCGCGGCAGCGTCGATAGCCTCTATCTGGCCAGCATTTTTAGTACGTATCCGGCGGCCGCGCTTAGCGTGTGGCAGGCGGCAGGGGTCGAAATCGTCATTACCTCTATCCTGATGGGGCTGATCATGGCGCTGACGGATGATGGCAACGGCGTGCCTAAAGGACCACTGGCACCGCTGTTGATCGGTATTCTGGTCGCGGTGATTGGTGCATCCACAGGGCCGTTGACAGGGTTTGCGATGAACCCGGCCCGTGATTTTGGTCCTAAACTGTTCGCCTGGATGGCGGGCTGGGGGGATATTGCGATGACTGGCGGACGTGACATTCCGTACTTTATTGTACCGATTATTGCGCCAGTGATTGGGGCATGCTTGGGGGCTGCTGTCTACAAGTACCTCATCGGTAAAAATTTGCCCTGTAATACCTGTAAAATTGAAGAGACAGACGCGTAA
- a CDS encoding cobalt-precorrin-8 methylmutase: MQYIQQPQAIEAKSFDIIGEIINETRPEYQFASPLHEAIVKRVIHTTADFDWLDILWFSGDALEKLCAALSRPTVIYTDTTMALSGINKTLLAKMGGECRCYISDPRVVAQAKAQGITRSMAAVDIAVTEESEKVFVFGNAPTALFRLLEHDVAVSGVVGVPVGFVGAAESKEALTHSQLPAIAALGRKGGSNVAAAIVNAMLYHLQGAR; the protein is encoded by the coding sequence ATGCAATACATCCAGCAACCCCAGGCGATTGAAGCCAAAAGTTTTGACATCATTGGCGAGATCATTAATGAAACGCGCCCGGAGTACCAGTTTGCCAGTCCGCTGCATGAAGCGATCGTCAAACGGGTGATTCATACCACTGCCGACTTTGACTGGCTGGACATTCTCTGGTTTTCGGGCGACGCGCTGGAAAAGCTCTGCGCGGCGCTAAGTCGTCCGACGGTTATTTATACCGATACCACGATGGCACTTTCGGGGATCAACAAAACCTTGCTGGCGAAGATGGGGGGCGAGTGCCGCTGCTACATCAGCGATCCGCGCGTGGTGGCACAAGCGAAAGCGCAGGGGATCACCCGTTCAATGGCGGCGGTGGATATTGCTGTGACGGAAGAGAGTGAAAAAGTGTTTGTCTTTGGCAACGCACCGACCGCGCTGTTTCGCCTGCTGGAGCATGATGTGGCGGTAAGTGGCGTAGTGGGGGTGCCGGTGGGGTTTGTCGGCGCGGCGGAGTCTAAAGAGGCGCTGACGCACAGTCAACTGCCCGCCATTGCGGCTCTTGGGCGTAAAGGTGGTAGCAACGTTGCTGCGGCGATCGTTAACGCCATGCTGTATCACCTGCAGGGGGCGCGATGA
- a CDS encoding diol dehydratase reactivase subunit alpha has protein sequence MRYIAGIDIGNSSTEVALATLDGTGVLTITGSALAETTGIKGTLRNVFGIQEALTLAANNAGINVSDISLIRINEATPVIGDVAMETITETIITESTMIGHNPKTPGGVGLGVGITITPEELLTRPADTPLILVVSSAFDFADVATMINASVRAGYQLTGVILQQDDGVLVSNRLEKTLPIVDEVLYIDRIPLGMLAAIEVAVPGKVIETLSNPYGIATVFNLNADETKNIVPMARALIGNRSAVVVKTPSGDVKARAIPAGNIELQSQGRTLRVDVAAGADAIMKAVGECPKLDNVTGEAGTNIGGMLEHVRQTMAELTNKPSNEIFIQDLLAVDTSVPVSVTGGLAGEFSLEQAVGIASMVKSDRLQMAMIASEIKEKLNVDVQVGGAEAEAAILGALTTPGTTRPLAILDLGAGSTDASIINPKGEIIATHLAGAGDMVTMIIARELGLDDRYLAEEIKKYPLAKVESLFHLRHEDGSVQFFPTPLPPAVFARVCVVKPDELVPLPGDLALEKVRAIRRSAKERVFVTNALRALRQVSPTGNIRDIPFVVLVGGSSLDFEVPQLVTDALAHYRLVAGRGNIRGTEGPRNAVATGLILSWHKEFVHGQ, from the coding sequence ATGAGATATATAGCTGGCATTGATATCGGCAACTCATCCACAGAAGTCGCGCTGGCGACGCTGGATGGCACTGGCGTGCTCACCATTACCGGTAGCGCGCTGGCGGAAACCACCGGGATAAAAGGCACATTGCGTAATGTGTTTGGGATTCAGGAGGCGCTTACGCTTGCGGCTAACAATGCGGGCATCAATGTCAGCGATATCTCGCTTATCCGTATCAATGAAGCCACCCCGGTGATTGGTGATGTCGCGATGGAAACCATCACGGAAACCATCATCACCGAATCCACCATGATCGGTCATAACCCGAAAACGCCGGGCGGTGTCGGTCTTGGTGTGGGGATCACGATTACGCCGGAAGAGTTACTCACCCGACCGGCGGATACCCCGTTAATTCTGGTGGTGTCATCGGCCTTCGATTTCGCTGATGTCGCCACCATGATTAACGCCTCTGTCCGTGCCGGTTACCAGTTAACCGGTGTCATTTTACAACAGGACGATGGCGTTCTGGTCAGTAACCGACTGGAAAAAACCCTGCCCATCGTTGACGAAGTGCTGTACATCGACCGCATTCCGCTCGGAATGCTGGCCGCCATTGAGGTCGCCGTACCCGGTAAGGTTATCGAAACGCTGTCAAACCCTTATGGCATCGCGACGGTGTTTAATCTCAATGCGGACGAGACCAAAAACATTGTTCCGATGGCGCGAGCACTGATTGGCAACCGCTCCGCCGTGGTGGTGAAAACGCCTTCGGGAGATGTTAAAGCGCGTGCTATTCCTGCCGGAAACATCGAGCTGCAGTCTCAAGGGCGTACGCTACGCGTTGATGTCGCTGCTGGTGCCGACGCCATTATGAAGGCGGTAGGCGAATGCCCGAAACTGGACAACGTCACCGGGGAAGCGGGCACCAATATTGGCGGCATGCTGGAACACGTTCGCCAGACAATGGCGGAACTGACCAACAAGCCAAGCAACGAAATTTTTATCCAGGATTTGCTGGCCGTCGATACTTCCGTTCCGGTCAGCGTCACCGGCGGACTGGCCGGCGAGTTTTCGCTGGAACAGGCCGTCGGTATCGCATCGATGGTGAAATCAGACCGCCTACAGATGGCAATGATCGCCAGCGAAATTAAAGAAAAGCTGAACGTGGACGTCCAGGTCGGCGGCGCAGAAGCTGAAGCGGCGATTTTGGGCGCACTCACTACGCCCGGGACCACGCGTCCGCTGGCGATTCTGGATTTAGGTGCTGGCTCGACAGACGCCTCCATCATTAATCCTAAAGGCGAAATTATCGCCACGCACCTCGCCGGGGCTGGCGACATGGTCACCATGATCATCGCCCGGGAACTGGGACTCGATGACCGCTATCTGGCGGAAGAGATCAAAAAGTATCCGTTAGCCAAGGTCGAAAGCCTGTTCCATTTGCGTCACGAAGACGGCAGCGTTCAGTTCTTCCCGACTCCGCTTCCTCCTGCGGTGTTTGCCCGCGTCTGCGTGGTCAAGCCGGATGAACTGGTGCCTCTGCCCGGCGATCTCGCGCTGGAAAAAGTTCGCGCTATTCGCCGCAGTGCCAAAGAGCGTGTGTTTGTCACTAATGCTCTGCGCGCACTGCGACAGGTCAGCCCGACGGGCAATATCCGCGACATTCCGTTTGTCGTTCTGGTGGGCGGCTCCTCGCTGGACTTTGAAGTGCCGCAACTGGTGACGGATGCCCTGGCGCATTATCGACTGGTTGCCGGACGCGGAAATATTCGCGGCACCGAAGGTCCGCGAAACGCAGTGGCGACGGGGCTCATCCTCTCCTGGCATAAGGAGTTTGTCCATGGACAGTAG
- the pduE gene encoding propanediol dehydratase small subunit PduE — translation MNTDAIESMVRDVLSRMNSLQGDTSAPATGSSSTTQTAKVTDYPLASKHPEWVKTATNKTLDEFTLENVLSNKVTAQDMRITPETLRIQAAIAKDAGRDRLAMNFERAAELTAVPDDRILEIYNALRPYRSTKEELLAIADDLENRYQAKICAAFVREAAVLYVERKKLKGDD, via the coding sequence ATGAATACCGATGCAATTGAATCGATGGTACGGGATGTGTTGAGTCGCATGAACAGTCTACAGGGCGACACATCTGCCCCGGCAACTGGTTCGAGCAGTACGACCCAGACCGCAAAAGTGACCGACTATCCGCTCGCCAGTAAGCATCCTGAGTGGGTCAAAACGGCTACCAACAAAACGCTGGATGAGTTCACTCTCGAAAACGTTCTGAGCAACAAAGTGACCGCGCAGGATATGCGTATCACACCGGAAACGCTGCGCATTCAGGCGGCTATCGCCAAAGATGCCGGACGTGACCGCCTGGCAATGAACTTTGAGCGCGCCGCAGAACTGACGGCTGTACCGGACGATCGCATTCTTGAGATCTATAACGCCCTGCGTCCTTACCGTTCAACGAAAGAAGAACTGCTCGCGATTGCGGACGATCTTGAAAATCGCTATCAGGCCAAAATCTGCGCCGCGTTTGTTCGTGAAGCTGCGGTGTTGTATGTCGAGCGTAAGAAACTGAAAGGCGACGACTAA
- the cbiB gene encoding adenosylcobinamide-phosphate synthase CbiB, which translates to MTLLAWCVAWLLDIVIGDPPEWPHPVRWIGNLINVVQRIVRRYCRSDRALRIGGGVMWLVVVGLTWAVAWGVLWLAAVIHPWLGWVVEVWMIFTVLAGRCLATAAQEVERPLREGNLAESREKLSWIVGRDTSQLHPEQINRAVVETVAENTVDGIIAPLFFLLIGGAPLAMAYKAVNTLDSMVGYKHEKYRAIGMVSARLDDVANYIPARLSWLLLSAAAVLCRRDGSRALCVGWRDRYNHSSPNCAWAEASVAGALGIRLGGPNDYFGERVEKPWIGDAQRTISVDDISQTIRLMWVASTLALALFLVTRWLVVGVA; encoded by the coding sequence ATGACGCTACTGGCATGGTGCGTGGCCTGGCTTCTCGACATTGTGATTGGCGACCCGCCAGAGTGGCCGCACCCGGTGCGCTGGATAGGCAATTTGATCAATGTCGTGCAACGGATTGTTCGCCGCTACTGCCGCAGCGACCGGGCATTACGTATCGGCGGCGGAGTGATGTGGCTGGTGGTTGTGGGGCTGACGTGGGCGGTTGCCTGGGGTGTGTTGTGGCTGGCGGCAGTGATTCATCCCTGGCTCGGTTGGGTTGTTGAAGTCTGGATGATCTTCACCGTGCTGGCGGGGCGCTGTCTGGCGACGGCGGCGCAGGAGGTTGAGCGTCCGCTACGTGAAGGTAATCTTGCGGAAAGTCGCGAAAAACTCTCGTGGATTGTGGGGCGTGACACGTCGCAACTACACCCGGAACAGATCAACCGGGCGGTCGTGGAAACCGTCGCGGAGAATACGGTTGACGGTATTATCGCCCCGCTGTTCTTCCTGTTAATCGGCGGTGCGCCGCTGGCAATGGCCTACAAAGCGGTGAACACCCTGGATTCCATGGTGGGCTATAAGCACGAAAAATATCGGGCGATCGGCATGGTAAGCGCTCGCCTTGACGACGTCGCGAACTACATTCCTGCTCGGCTGAGTTGGCTGTTGCTGAGCGCGGCGGCGGTGTTGTGTCGGCGTGACGGCTCCCGGGCGCTCTGCGTGGGGTGGCGGGATCGTTATAACCACAGCAGTCCAAACTGCGCATGGGCGGAAGCCTCCGTTGCTGGCGCGCTGGGCATCAGGCTGGGCGGCCCCAACGATTACTTTGGTGAGCGTGTTGAAAAACCGTGGATCGGCGACGCGCAGCGCACTATTTCCGTAGACGACATTTCCCAAACGATTCGACTGATGTGGGTTGCCTCCACGCTGGCTCTGGCGCTGTTCCTCGTGACGCGCTGGCTGGTGGTTGGGGTGGCCTGA
- the pduA gene encoding propanediol utilization microcompartment protein PduA codes for MQQEALGMVETKGLTAAIEAADAMVKSANVMLVGYEKIGSGLVTVIVRGDVGAVKAATDAGAAAARNVGEVKAVHVIPRPHTDVEKILPKGINP; via the coding sequence ATGCAACAAGAAGCATTAGGAATGGTAGAAACCAAAGGCTTAACTGCAGCCATAGAGGCCGCAGATGCAATGGTGAAGTCAGCCAATGTCATGTTGGTCGGCTACGAAAAAATTGGCTCAGGGCTGGTAACCGTCATCGTTCGCGGTGATGTCGGTGCCGTAAAAGCGGCAACCGATGCCGGTGCTGCTGCTGCGCGCAACGTGGGAGAAGTGAAAGCCGTACACGTGATTCCACGCCCTCATACCGATGTTGAAAAAATCTTACCGAAGGGAATTAACCCATGA